From one Magnetococcales bacterium genomic stretch:
- a CDS encoding response regulator produces MTHRIRAQIIFPIFILLFLGGFVFWAFLNQQGHIASHVEHMQKNVLGHFHEEVQRDVALMQGALASLSRHPALQEAFLAGDAERLLALANPIYQELNQTSHITHFYFTALNRVNFLRIHSPNRHGDRIDRFTTLEAQRTGKSAFGLEMGPLGTFTLRVVLPWRRNGELIGYLELGEEIDHLLDHIRTVQDVGIQVFIDKAHLDQKQWSATMDRMGRANDWAQYGDHVQISQTQKGTNTRIAELLAGFDPDAGVVFHDISFGDGHETRVGLFPLQDARKRVVGLFFIHLSMSQHGLGVFLDFVWMISAPVLVAGAALIYLVYSVMRSREQIRHQLKWRQDFLNALPIPVYYTDRESRFLECNTAFEKLLNISRKELIGKSAGEVFPSGKQGSALGQSWVGSELPAIFETTLPGPWGEARHLVFHKDRLRAVDGGSSGVIGAILDITSQVETDRALLKAKEQAESANQAKTAFLANVSHEIRSPLNAIVGFAQILFDNRDEIPTRYQHYLENIRISGDNLAEIINNVLDLAKIEAGKEVVEKEAIEIRLLVQSLHHINKVRAGEKGVVLTYDVAPEIPRLILSDRTKVNQILMNLVVNAIKFTPSGGSVAIRVAVAEEWLVFRVADEGVGIPPDKLTTIFEPFEQVQDIHNTQQKGTGLGLSIVKSLTGLLGGTVEVESEPGRGTLFTVGLPLEEVDEPAREGREQNWHHYTFPSDLHLLLVDDNPLNREMLQTVLERVGLQVTCAENGALGVARARELVPDMILMDFHMPVMDGLTATGKIRSDPQLARIPIIGVSADALVGRKEECLAGGMNEFLTKPVDLEALLPILARYLARGERADDGALSGEVREMPGRIQREVRAGLQEIAALPLYESGRIVGVCDRLLGRCQGYHSPFLGALQEIREAVFSRNSKKIPEILAGIADRDP; encoded by the coding sequence ATGACCCACCGGATCCGAGCGCAAATCATTTTTCCGATTTTCATTCTTCTGTTTTTGGGTGGGTTTGTCTTCTGGGCCTTTTTGAATCAACAGGGTCACATCGCTTCCCATGTGGAGCACATGCAGAAAAATGTCCTCGGTCACTTCCATGAAGAGGTGCAGCGGGATGTGGCGCTTATGCAGGGGGCTCTCGCTTCCTTGAGCCGTCATCCGGCTCTTCAGGAAGCCTTCCTGGCGGGGGATGCCGAGAGGCTGCTCGCCCTGGCAAACCCCATCTATCAAGAACTCAACCAAACCAGCCACATCACCCACTTCTATTTTACCGCTCTCAATCGGGTCAATTTTTTACGGATTCATTCTCCCAATCGCCACGGCGACCGGATCGACCGTTTTACCACTCTGGAGGCGCAACGCACCGGCAAAAGTGCCTTTGGCCTGGAGATGGGGCCACTGGGTACCTTTACCCTGCGGGTGGTGCTGCCCTGGCGGCGGAATGGGGAGTTGATCGGTTATTTGGAGTTGGGTGAGGAGATCGATCATCTGCTGGACCACATTCGAACGGTTCAGGATGTGGGGATTCAGGTGTTTATCGACAAGGCCCATCTGGATCAAAAACAGTGGTCAGCCACCATGGATCGCATGGGTCGCGCCAACGATTGGGCTCAATATGGCGACCATGTCCAGATAAGTCAGACTCAAAAGGGTACCAATACCCGGATTGCTGAGCTGCTGGCTGGTTTTGATCCTGACGCCGGGGTTGTTTTCCACGATATTTCTTTTGGGGATGGCCATGAGACCCGGGTGGGCCTTTTTCCTTTGCAGGACGCCCGAAAACGGGTGGTGGGGCTCTTTTTTATCCACCTTTCCATGTCCCAGCATGGTCTGGGGGTCTTTCTCGATTTTGTCTGGATGATTTCCGCTCCGGTGCTGGTGGCAGGGGCCGCACTGATCTATCTGGTTTATTCGGTCATGCGAAGCCGCGAACAGATTCGCCACCAGTTGAAATGGCGCCAGGATTTTTTGAATGCCCTCCCCATTCCGGTCTATTACACCGACCGGGAATCCCGTTTTTTGGAATGCAATACCGCCTTTGAAAAATTGTTGAATATTTCCCGGAAGGAGTTGATCGGGAAGTCCGCTGGGGAGGTTTTTCCATCTGGGAAACAAGGATCTGCATTGGGACAGAGCTGGGTTGGTTCAGAGCTGCCAGCCATTTTTGAAACCACTCTGCCCGGCCCTTGGGGGGAGGCACGCCATCTGGTGTTTCACAAAGATCGCCTGCGCGCTGTGGATGGCGGTTCTTCCGGGGTCATCGGGGCGATATTGGATATTACCAGCCAAGTGGAAACCGACCGGGCCTTGTTGAAGGCCAAGGAGCAGGCGGAATCAGCCAATCAGGCCAAAACCGCCTTTTTAGCCAACGTCAGCCACGAAATTCGCTCCCCCCTGAACGCCATCGTCGGTTTTGCCCAGATATTGTTCGACAACCGTGATGAGATTCCCACACGTTATCAGCACTATCTGGAGAATATCCGTATCAGTGGTGACAACTTGGCAGAAATTATCAACAATGTCCTGGACTTGGCTAAAATCGAGGCGGGCAAGGAGGTGGTGGAAAAAGAGGCGATCGAGATCCGACTGTTGGTTCAGAGCCTCCATCATATAAACAAGGTCCGAGCTGGGGAGAAGGGGGTGGTGCTGACCTATGACGTGGCCCCGGAGATTCCAAGGTTGATTCTATCGGATCGTACCAAGGTCAATCAGATATTGATGAACCTGGTGGTCAACGCCATCAAATTTACCCCTTCCGGAGGTTCCGTGGCGATCCGGGTAGCCGTAGCCGAGGAGTGGTTGGTATTTCGGGTGGCGGATGAAGGGGTGGGAATTCCCCCTGACAAGCTGACAACCATTTTTGAGCCTTTCGAGCAGGTGCAGGATATCCACAATACGCAACAGAAAGGAACAGGGCTGGGGCTTTCCATTGTCAAAAGTCTGACCGGGCTTTTGGGGGGGACGGTGGAGGTAGAGAGCGAGCCTGGTCGTGGGACACTCTTTACCGTGGGTCTGCCTCTGGAAGAAGTGGATGAGCCTGCCCGGGAGGGTCGGGAACAAAATTGGCATCATTATACGTTTCCGTCGGATCTGCATCTGTTATTGGTAGATGACAATCCCCTCAACCGGGAAATGCTCCAGACGGTCTTGGAGAGAGTCGGTCTTCAGGTGACGTGTGCTGAAAATGGTGCCCTGGGTGTGGCCCGGGCCCGGGAATTGGTTCCCGATATGATTCTCATGGATTTTCATATGCCGGTGATGGATGGCTTGACCGCCACTGGAAAGATTCGTTCCGACCCCCAGCTGGCCAGGATTCCCATCATTGGGGTTTCAGCGGATGCCTTGGTGGGACGCAAAGAGGAGTGCCTGGCCGGTGGAATGAACGAATTTTTAACCAAGCCGGTGGATCTGGAAGCGCTGCTGCCCATTCTGGCCCGATATCTGGCCAGAGGGGAGAGGGCCGATGATGGGGCGTTGAGCGGGGAGGTGAGGGAAATGCCTGGGCGGATCCAACGGGAAGTTCGTGCAGGCCTTCAGGAAATTGCCGCTTTGCCCCTTTATGAATCGGGTCGGATCGTGGGGGTGTGCGATCGTTTGCTGGGGCGTTGCCAAGGGTATCACTCCCCCTTTCTCGGGGCTTTGCAGGAGATTCGAGAGGCGGTTTTTTCCCGCAATTCCAAAAAAATTCCTGAAATTCTCGCTGGTATTGCGGATCGTGATCCTTAA